The Populus alba chromosome 6, ASM523922v2, whole genome shotgun sequence genomic interval GTCCCAGCAGTGCCTTACCGGATGTTCTATCTATCTCCTTTGTTTCTTGCTTATCAAAACCAATAAACTTGGATGACGGGTTTTGAATGAGCTGTAATTGAAATTAGAGGGTCCATTCAATCAATTGTCTAAAATAAAGTgactaaaatattataatttttaaacccgATTCTCCAAGTCATTCTAGTGATTCGTTGACATACAATTTAGCCTTGCTcaagatgaaattttatttttcttaatataaataGATGTTGACGTGGATAACAAACTCGTGATCTAGTTAATCTAACCAAATTCAAATCTgagtaaatttaaaaagtttaatttcaaggattttcttttaaattttttatatttcaaattatgttatttttttttaaaatgatattattttaggatAGAATCTAAATGaccatcaatattttatttaaaaatattattttaatatatttataaattactaGATGAGCCTGTTATCggaaaataaatattcaggTGGATTCACCAAATGGGCTTTGGTTCTATGTTTAAACTTGCAGTCTCTTCATCAAGCTTTGGGCTCTCTGTGGTTTCTCGATCGGATCTCTCTCTTTGTAATTTCCAACACATTTTCATCTTCCCATTGCCCTAATTAGACGTTTGCATTATTTGTCCAAAACGACCTGTTTGCCTCTCGACTCTTGCTTTGTTGCCCGTAAATAATCTGGTCAAATCTTTCAATGGATACACAGATGTATACCCAACCAAAAGAAACGAATATTAGGTATTAATAAATCCAAGAAATAAGGTTCATTTTCAATGCAATAATAGGCCAAAGAAGACATTAATAATGTTTATCTCCTCTTGAAGCCCCAATTTGTCTTGCATCATGGGTGTGGGCGAGGATTAGATGGAGACATGCCATGAAATGGACTTTTAGTGAATGATACATTACAATTACTCTCACCTTCGAGGATGAAGATGAGTTAATCTAAAGTTTCCATGGGCTAAAACTTGTAAAAGAAAGTTGGAATTAAGACAAATTCTTCATCATAATTATGACATGCAAGAAAATTATTCAACTCCCTTCTTCTAGTTCAAGAACAATAGATCACAAAATCCACAggtcccttttgttttcttgggtTCAAGACTACGATAGAGGCAAAATTGGATTAATTCTCAAGATACTtgataaattaacaataaaaactgGTAGAAATTAATGTTGCcaccatttaatttaattcactaGATCTCTCcataacccaaatataaaataaaatagtttgtcATGATATACCAGAATCAGCCAAATTATCTTGGATTAACTATTACTTTTGTATTTTAAGCATCATATCAAATTATGTAGTGATTGCTTCCTATCTCGAGATGGGTATATTCTGatggagattaaaaaaaaagaacaaaagaacaAAGATAACATGCTTCTATtcgctgtgttttttttttttttcaaaataataactaaaaaaaaacccgacATGGATAGAATCTTGAAAGAATATCTTTCTACACACGAAGCTTTCTTTTCAATGGTCATAATATTCTTACCAGTTTTCacacatatcaaaatcattttctttttttcaacgAAATTTAAGCCATCCCCAGCCAGATTTAGGGCCAGAGGAGAGAGTGGCGAGTGGGAAGCGTGTTCACTTTATGGTATACTTTATTTCCACGCTTTTCCCTTTTCAGTCAAAAGCAAGGGGCGGCAGCGCGGTGGCAGCGCCCTCGGAGAAGAGGAGATCTTGATCCTATAAACAGCAGTCATTTCCTTGTATTGGGGGATTAGAAATGGGCCATGAGAGGCAGTGTAGTGGGCAACAGCTTCACAGAGTCATATTTCCAATGGTATTAGGTATGGAATAAAACTTAATGCCACCAAACCTAGATTTCTCCCTTTAACTAACATTGAATGGATTAGGTCTGGGTGGATCCCCTTTTGCATGCAGAAACCGATCCCCATGGAAACAAGATAAGGTGGGGAGGATGCTTCAAAGCCAAACTAGTAGTTAGAAGAAAATGCAGCAATGGACCCAGCTCTGTGAAAGGGAAATACAAGCCTTAGGTTTATAGCATACTCGACAAATATCCAGTCTTAGGACACATGGCTTTAGATTGTGTTGTGAGTTTGCAAAAATTAGGTGTAACTTATCATCACATATTCTGATGTTTTGTTTGTTAACCAAGACACCTTCTATGATTGGTAAGTGAGGAAActtgttttacaaaaatatattaaaataatatttatttttaatattagtatattaaaataattttaaaaaaatcagatttttataaaaaaaacaaattatactgCAGCCCGAATCGAGCATTTAGtgcctgtttggcattgcggccaaaccggcttttcaccaaaattcaattatttgtttttgctaaaattgagtgcggtttgtactttttggatcgttttgatgtgctgatgtcaaaaaataatttttaaaaaataaaaaacattattgccatgcttttcggcacgaaaaactatttgaaaagcaaccgctaccacacttccaaacaccttTTTAATGAATTGGgttgtgctcttttttttttttttttcttcctttttttttaattttttaaatttttataaaattggatTCTATTGATTTATGTGTCCTTTGACATTTGACAACAAGTTTTGACAAATGCTTTGCCCATTCCATAAAATAAAGGTGGGAAATGGTATAAGGGATTGAGTGGccaattgaaaatttgaaataccAAAGTACAAGTAGATGCCATATTTGCAACTTTTAAGATCACATCACATGCACCTCCACCTTGTTCTATGCTTTGCTtcctcatgtttttctttttccctgcctgtccactcttcttcttcttcttcttcttttttacagtAATTTGCAcgccatggttttttttttttttttttttgaccttCTTATATTGGTATAATTTTTCGTGCATGGATGTGTAGATTAGAGCCATCGGTTATGGTGGTAAAAAAAAGTACGAACGGCAGAGAGTaataagaaagagagaggggttattttagtaatttccaccttaattaatagtttttaaataaaagattaattattaCCCTCTCTTCCCAAGTTCcaacataattaataattaaaagtgtGTTGGTTAAcgtggtttaattttaaaatgtattttatttggaaaaatattaaattagttttcttacaaattattttgatatgtcatgttaaaataatactaaaaatattactttaatatatttttaactaaaaagtattttaaaagagCATCTTTTTAATTCGAAAACTACAGAGTGTCACAAAAACTTAAGAACTAACCAAACAAGTGGGTCTCCGGATCACACACATTCATAGAGAAGCAAGGCACAAAGGCCCTTGAAAATTGATCGGCAACTAGCCGCTTTCATGAAAAGCCATGGCCCACTTTGCAACAAACCTCTCATTATTCTGACCTGCAAGGTTCCAAAGGCAAAAGATTTGAAGGAAAGAGAACCAAAGCTTGAATGTGATTACAAGTTGCAATGTATTTGCCTATCAAACAAAGCTTCAATAAttaccaataaatttattttcctttataaTATCGTCAATCATATTTATATCTTACTTGTGAACGTACGTaatctaaattttttctatCCCTTATTAAATTCTGTGGCCTGCTGTGGCAAAACCTCTGGTAACCCCACATCCTCTGCCACTTTCATGGCTACCTTACCCATTTATACAGAAAGCCTTGGATCTTGAACTTGTATTTGCTTACAAAAAGATGAGTTCTTCGCAGAACAGGGAGATGGGGTTGTGCTTCCTGGTGTGCATCGTTAGCTGCAGCTTCATTTATGTGAGTTCACAAAGTGCTGTGGCTGGAAACGATAATAGCAGTGTTAGTGAAGGAACTGTTTTCATTGATGGAAAAACTTCCATTGGAAAGATTGATGAAGATTTCATTTGTGCCACCTTGGATTGGTGGCCACCTGAGAAATGTGATTATGGGACATGCAGCTGGGACCAGGCTTCTCTCATTAATCTGGTAATGATCCATTTTAGTCTGCTTTTCTGCTTTTGAAGTTGTTTTAGATATCTGATTATGATGTTGATAATTGAAGCTGAGCTTGTAATGCTTGTCCTGCCCTGTCCTGCACTTCTCCAAACTTCACTGGCATTATACTATTACATATGAGTTCTTAGGAAATTATTCTCTAAACATttattctttttgaaatttgttttatattttctcttatgCAGGATCTCAACAACAACATCTTGTTAAATGCCATAAAGGGTAAGAGTCCTTTGAAGCAAAgcaactttttcttcttcaatttcatgttttatttagcaagaactctttttaatgctttttaggATTCTAATTACTTTTTCTTGGCGCAACGGTCCAGCTTTTTCACCATTGAAAATCAGATTAGGAGGCACTTTGCAAGATAAGGTCATTTACGACACTGAAGATAATAAGCAACCTTGTGTTCAATTTGTTAAAAACACCAGTCAGATGTTTGGTTTCACTCAAGGATGCTTGCCCATGTATAGATGGGATGAACTAAATGCCTTTTTCAAGAAATCTGGGTAACAACTAAGAACAATACTCTCTCCTGTTTCTTGTTAACCATACTTTACAATTTCTAGGAGTTGAACCACATCTTACTTTTGCAAATTCAGGGCTGAAATTATATTTGGGTTAAATGCTCTCGCTGGCCGGTCCATAAAATCTGATGGTTCTGCAGTAGGAGCTTGGAACTACACCAATGCAGAATCGTTTATAAGCTATACTGTCAAAAAGAACTACTCTATTTATGGCTGGGAGCTCGGTAAGAACACTCTCCATTGCTTTCTCCTGATTAATGCTAATGCTTAATGTTTCATGAAATCCATAGAAGTATCATTGATTATTGACCATATGGGAAGTGGGAACTGACTATGATCAATTTACATTGCTGAGATTAATTTATCTAAACCAACTGTAAGTAATTTTTGCTGAACAGGAAATGAATTGTGTGGAAGTGGCGTTGGAACAAGAGTTGCAGCGGCTCAGTATGCTTCTGATACAATTTCCCTGTATAACACAGTGAAAAAGATTTACAGCAGTATTGAACCGAAACCACTAGTTATAGCACCTGGAGGATTCTTTGATGCAAATTGGTTCAAAGAGTTTGTAGATAAAACAGGCAATTCTGTAAATGCGATCACCCACCACATATACAATCTTGGTCCAGGTATCTCtttgaagaaaatgattcaaCTTCTGTAGCCTTACACCTTGTACAGTAGGTCTAATCTGACATGATTATATCCTTTTCTTGTGCAGGGGTTGATACACATCTCATCGAAAAGATCCTTGATCCATCCTATCTTGACGGTGAGGCTGATACATTCAATAGCCTCCAAAGCACCATCAAGAGTTCTGCAACTTCAGCAGTTGCATGGGTTGGTGAATCAGGTGGGGCTTACAACAGTGGCCGTAACCTTGTTACCAATGCGTTCGTGTTTAGTTTCTGGTAAGTGAGGAcaaaatttataacaaaaatcttCAGCTTTTCTTGTGTGGATTTCTAAGTCCAGGGATGTCAAAACAGGTACTTGGATCAGCTTGGGATGGCATCAGCTTATGATACAAAAACATACTGCAgacagtcattgattggtggCAACTATGGTCTACTTAACACTACTACTTTTGTTCCAAATCCGGATTACTACAGGTATTCCAATACTGGTGTTCTTATGCTGGCAGGTGATCTGAAAAAGTTAGATATTAGGATAGAATCAAAGAGTGCAGTgaattctctttttattattattattattttttaagaaattcctTTGCCTGcaaaaagaatgaagatgaaGTTTTAAAATAGGCATACTAAATTAGGAACGATATTCCAAATTTATGctgattatgaaaataatttgatcaaCCCTGGCTTCATCAGCAGTCAGAACAGGCCAAAGATGAAATCCCTTGACTCCCATTATGGAATATCTATTATAACTCGGTCTTACGAGGTCTCTAAGAAATTCTAATGTTCGCTATCTTTGATGCAGTGCTCTTCTTTGGCACCGATTAATGGGAAGAAACGTTCTATCAACCAGCTTTTCTGGAACGAAAAAGATACGTGCTTATACTCATTGCGCGAAACAATCCGTAAGTTAATTCCATAACACAATCATCACACAAGTGGAGGCCTTTATTATCTAATTTGATTAATAATCTTTGCAGAAAGGGATCACATTACTGATAATCAACCTTGACAATAGCACAACTGCTGAAGTCACTGTAACATTCAACAGTACTTGGAGATTGCACCAGAAACACAAGCACAAGCTCCACAAACCTCACAGGTCTCATAAGCTCCACAAACCTCACAGGTCTCATAAGTCCCATAAATCAAAGGTCATTCAGCTACCTCAACGGTCCACAAGTGGGATAACAAGAGAGGAATACCATCTAACAGCTAAAGATGGAGATTTACACAGCCAAACAATGCTACTTAATGGGAACATTTTAACTGTAAATTCATCTGGGGACATCCCTTCCTTGGAGCCTTTACATGTAAATTCATCCAAGCCAATAATGGTTGCTCCTTTCTCTATTGTATTCGTTCAAATGCCATATGTTCTCCCTGCTTGCAGCTAGGTAGCAGCACTACATGGAACTGAATTCGGTTCCACGTAGTAAATAGTGATCCGCCAAATAAGACAGAATACAAGCACATGTTACATTCTTTCTTGGCGAAGAATACAATGACAAATGTTTTTGGTAAATTATTATgccatggtttattttttataaccagTGCCCATGTTATGGACCAGAATACAACATAAATCTCTTTACTGCTTTGTGGCAGCTGGTCCCGCAATGAACTGCCTTTGGACATTTCCTTTGATTTATAGCGTAAAATGCAGAGTAATATTGGTGTAACAGAGTTCTTGAGGTTTAAAGGCATAACGTAAAATGCAAGCCCTAAAGGCTAAAACACAGCTACACGACAAACATGTTAAGTATATGTTTTTGGTGGCCAACCAAGACTACAAAGTCAACTATGCATTTTGCTTGGTGGATTGCACTTGAAGTCAATATACATAAGGTATTTTCTGTGTACAGAGATATACAAATGACACTAACTATTGGTAGATGAGGCAATTCCCACCAAACGCTATGGAAAAAGGAGTAAAATGTATAACATAATGAATGGTgtgctctctctttctctctaattTGGATGCTTCATTCAAGAAAACTGATCCAAAGACAATCGAAGTCAATCTGTGTTGGAGAAGTTTTGAGGCTTGCTGCTGGCAAATGCCAACCATACAATCGTACCAGTCAAGTAGAAGAAAATTGATGGTGCGAATAAAGAAATCTGCGGAGCACAGATATGAGAAACAAACAGTTAAAGGAAGAAGTAAATAACAGCTTATCCAGAGattatttacttgaaaatagATGTAATGTAATGTAATCAATACTAAATTTCATTTTCAGTCCCTAaagttttcaaataaattactttagtccctctatttcattttttttaaacaaattggtctttatttgaaagttttttggttcttataatttttttttataagacaaAACTACAGTTTAGtctttaataaatttctttataattaCATCTTTGCATGATTACTCTTAATATGTAAAGGTTCATTacatagctatttttttttaatataaattataatgatcCATTTTATTacagttttaaaaattacaaaaaacaaacataagaatATAATGGACCATGATCCATTACATTCAACCAAATATTCTGTAAGAGGTAGAGGTAACTTACACTCCACGAATGAGTTGTAtcaagaagataaccagtcaagGCAACACCTACAATTCCAGGTATTGCTCCAACGGTGTTGGTAATGCCCTGCGTAGGAAAATTAGACAGATAGAATGAATATAATGGTTAAAGGAaggtctttttctttaaaaattcagGTGTCGACCTTGAACTGACGGCAAGCTTACAGGAGTCAATTGATCATGGATCCAAAAGAATATATTATGTGCTTGACCTGGAGCTAAAATTAGAAACACTACCACAGGAATGTTTCACGGAAGTTTAGTCTAGAACTTCCAGTTCAATACAATTTTGCATAACAGCATGAAGAATCTACAGGCAGACCGGAATGCTCATTGGTGATAGGAGCAAAATCCACGCCAATAATGGTTTTATTAGATAATTTAGAATGCTAGACTCGCGATCAATTTTATTAAGACAAGTGGCTAGCTGGAAAAACAAGATAACAGATCACTGAGAAAAACCCACTAAATGAAGTGAAtcaacatggttttttatttttcagtttccaATTTTTCACCTGAAAACCCTACTCCACTTTGCAAGAGGTATATTATTGGGTATGTGGGTTCTACAGATCCATGTCATAAAAAATGATGCACAAGATTCAGGAACCATGTGCTGAGTTGATTTGAAGTAGACATAAAGTGAGGAACATGTGAGAAATAAGCTAATAATCCATGTTTATGACACCTAAGATCAATCTCACCAGGAGACTGATAAGAAAATGCATAGCATATGCAACAAAATTATGATTTGCAGGCCACATACCAACAGTATACTTGCATATTCAGGAGACATGTCTTGATGTGTACAGTAAAGTCCTGCAAGATAGATCATTGAAATAGAAATTAACCTAGCACAAGTCAATTTGTTCCAATTcacaaaatgaattaaataggTTCTTAAATAGTCCAGTACCTGACAAGGCAAAGCTTGAGAGGGCCAAGCCACCAGTGAGAATCCCCACAATCTCCCAGGGTGGAAGTCCTAGATCAACAGAGGAGAGCGTCATGCAAAGAGCAGGAGACAAGAAGGCAATTGTTTGGCAAATCTTTCGCACCTGCAAGGTCAAAAAGGTCAAGCTTCAAGGTGATGCTTATAAATGTGCAGAACTATAATAGATGTCTGGTTTTACAGACCGTAGTGGTTTCAACTCCATTAGCAATTAAGTTGTCAGCAAGCTGTGCGGCAAAGCTAGTCACAAAAACTGAAGCCAAGGGAGGAAGGATGGAAACCTGCAATGGTTAAAAGTTACTtcataggaaaataaaatataaaaaaaatgttcaaatgCATTTAAACAATCAAATGACGGATGACTATCTAATATTCAGACTTTTTGGAATGGCAAGGCATTCTCAAGTTTGTCAAGTGTTATCACCAATGCTTTACATGTTAAGCTCCCAAGTATTTAGGGTACTAACTAATCATTTTACCAGGATAATTTAGCAGAAAGCATTCATATTGTACTCGCTTTCAGAGTACAAAATTTGGCCAAATTACTGCAAGGAAGATTAATTCCTCTCAGATAAAAAAAGCATGCTGTCTTGATATCACCAAAGCTTCTGATATGTTATTGGACCTGCCTTTCACTGTAGCAGTGTTTAACATCGAAAGATGCATGAAGATGGATGATTTCAAACCAGAACTTATATTTCAATCAAATCGTATCTAGGATACCAAGACCAAAGCATGAGATGTTGAAACAAGCAATTTCTTCTACAACAGcgctctttttctttttggaatgcAAGACTCCCCTAATTCATTTCAAGACGTGAGaatttaatttgtcaaattttaaGCTACAgaattattctttatatttacAATACAAGTACTATAAATGACTAAAGTGTGAGAAGGACTAAAAGTTGTAAGACAATCGTACATCTTCAAACTTACCCATGCAGCTTCTGTCAAATTCAGGCTCAGCTCCTCACTGCATGGCATATCGATTGAAAGTTAAGTTTCTTTTCCATTACAGCCATAATGACAAGCACATTGAAGATATTGATATAGAAGATTATAAATGCTTTTCTTCCAGAACGATGAGAAAAGATTTTCAGAGAGTAGAACTGCAAAGATACCTGAAATAAGAAGGAAGCCAAGATAAACAGTTATAGTGACCCCAACTTCCACAAAAGTGAGCATATATCATTGCCCATACAGATGGGGTTCGGAAAAAAGCCTTCCATGGCACATCCTGCCACAATAGAGCCAGTAAGGAAAGTGAGGGCAAAAGTTAACACAAAAGTTTTAGGAaggttcttttaattttgttatcagGTATCATACAGTTCacaaaaataggaaaagaaataaaaaaccccAACAtgtttaaactcatgtaagaaCAATCAATAATATGAGAGTGATGGTAATGGCATTCCTAGTGAAAAATGTTTCAAACCATTTTGTTACAAAGAACAGTCAACAATAGTACGTTGAATTCAGGCAGACTTATTGGCTATTGCCATTGACTATACGAGTATTGAATGACCCCTAAGCCTAGTTACTTGGGTTTAACTTGACAAAACAGTGAAACATGCCACTTTTCAAGAAGTATTGCGTTTAAGATACAATCAATAGCTTAATCAGTACCTTTTCCATCTTTCAAGTTTCCAATCTTATATAGCCgaataaagaaaaggagaaagcaTTGTACCTTCAGTGAGCCACCCAATGCTGCAAGAGAATTACTAAATGATTTTTCCATGTGGATAGATTGGGGCCCTGTCAAACATATCAAGGAAAAGTCCACTCATGACTATGCAGAAAGGATCTCACGGAAAAACAACATTTTCACTACCAATCATTTTTATGTAGATCATATCAGTACACCACCTAAGAATTGAGCCTTTCCTAGGATGACCCTCCAATGAGAGGTCAATACTGCAGTTGAGCATAGAAGGTCATCTGAAGACTCGGGAAAACATGCTACTGGTGTAAAAGTAATATGCTAACTCCATTTAGAAGATGAGATAAATCCTAGTGGATTGTCTCCGAGGCAACAAAATTGATCAGTTCAAGTGTACCCAGTTGAAAAGAGATACAGAGTATGCTTTGAATAATACGGAGGACATATTTTTTCTGACAAAGCTGATATTTGGCCTATAAAGTGGGTTATTCTCTAGCAACTCAATATGACAATACGTGAACTATTGTTCGAGGCTACCCATACAATAG includes:
- the LOC118032623 gene encoding heparanase-like protein 3, yielding MSSSQNREMGLCFLVCIVSCSFIYVSSQSAVAGNDNSSVSEGTVFIDGKTSIGKIDEDFICATLDWWPPEKCDYGTCSWDQASLINLDLNNNILLNAIKAFSPLKIRLGGTLQDKVIYDTEDNKQPCVQFVKNTSQMFGFTQGCLPMYRWDELNAFFKKSGAEIIFGLNALAGRSIKSDGSAVGAWNYTNAESFISYTVKKNYSIYGWELGNELCGSGVGTRVAAAQYASDTISLYNTVKKIYSSIEPKPLVIAPGGFFDANWFKEFVDKTGNSVNAITHHIYNLGPGVDTHLIEKILDPSYLDGEADTFNSLQSTIKSSATSAVAWVGESGGAYNSGRNLVTNAFVFSFWYLDQLGMASAYDTKTYCRQSLIGGNYGLLNTTTFVPNPDYYSALLWHRLMGRNVLSTSFSGTKKIRAYTHCAKQSKGITLLIINLDNSTTAEVTVTFNSTWRLHQKHKHKLHKPHRSHKLHKPHRSHKSHKSKVIQLPQRSTSGITREEYHLTAKDGDLHSQTMLLNGNILTVNSSGDIPSLEPLHVNSSKPIMVAPFSIVFVQMPYVLPACS